A genomic stretch from Clostridia bacterium includes:
- a CDS encoding radical SAM protein — protein sequence MSTSWSQLNDKIMEQAAKKKVPVVGQFELTPRCNLQCKMCYICRRENDYEILAEEISAHAWIQLAAGARDAGMLYLLLTGGEVFLRQDFKTIYEEISMMGFVTEIFTNATLITPQVAKWLGRIPPSKVAVSIYGASPETYRVVCGSASSYERTVRGIDLLLSEGITVDLRTTIIKGNKNDFTKLADFAEKRNLEFGIVNYISPRREKGDTSPEAERLSPDELAEFEVYVQSYYQDKDPDKKENEQTFESCSDNTAADRLKISYLPDNSCESFRCTAGHSSFWITWNGQMIPCGQVNTPTVSLIKNNFSEAWTKLQRLCSRVPACKECDICSLSEYCMSCPAVLEAETGAFDKPSPYLCELAKKRMNLKLINKNT from the coding sequence ATGAGCACGTCATGGAGCCAGCTAAATGACAAGATAATGGAACAGGCTGCGAAAAAAAAGGTGCCTGTCGTAGGGCAATTCGAATTAACTCCGCGCTGCAATCTACAATGCAAAATGTGCTATATATGCAGACGGGAAAATGATTATGAGATACTGGCTGAAGAAATTTCAGCCCACGCTTGGATACAGCTTGCCGCAGGTGCTCGCGATGCAGGAATGCTCTATCTGCTGCTTACCGGTGGAGAAGTATTTTTGCGGCAGGATTTTAAAACCATATATGAAGAAATCTCTATGATGGGATTTGTCACAGAAATATTTACTAATGCAACATTGATAACACCTCAGGTAGCAAAATGGCTTGGGAGAATCCCGCCCTCAAAAGTAGCAGTATCAATATACGGCGCCTCTCCCGAAACATACAGGGTAGTCTGCGGTAGTGCCAGCAGCTACGAACGTACTGTACGGGGTATAGATTTATTGCTGTCTGAGGGTATTACTGTAGATTTGAGAACAACCATAATAAAAGGAAATAAAAACGATTTTACGAAGCTTGCAGACTTTGCAGAAAAGCGGAATCTTGAATTCGGGATTGTGAACTATATATCCCCCCGCCGGGAAAAGGGCGATACCTCCCCGGAAGCTGAACGCTTGTCTCCTGACGAGTTAGCCGAATTTGAAGTATATGTACAAAGCTATTATCAAGATAAGGACCCGGATAAGAAGGAAAATGAACAGACTTTTGAGAGCTGTTCTGATAATACTGCTGCCGATAGACTGAAAATATCCTATTTACCGGATAATTCATGCGAATCATTCAGATGTACAGCAGGACACAGTTCTTTTTGGATAACGTGGAATGGGCAAATGATACCTTGCGGACAAGTAAATACTCCCACAGTTTCCCTAATTAAGAACAATTTTTCTGAAGCCTGGACTAAGTTACAGCGTCTCTGTTCACGTGTCCCTGCCTGCAAAGAATGTGATATTTGTTCTCTTAGCGAGTATTGTATGTCATGCCCTGCAGTACTTGAAGCAGAAACCGGAGCTTTTGATAAACCTTCACCATACCTTTGCGAGTTAGCAAAGAAAAGAATGAATCTGAAACTAATTAATAAAAATACATAA
- a CDS encoding PA14 domain-containing protein gives MGKRLSTLVAILMLFIFPVQTFAIANESILNRISSDSTIAKNEKSDKKESKLGIPKNLKAELIGTTVFVKWNKESKATGYDIEIDGVVKDNKKSNTYIHKNLEPKSWHTYRVRARYSTEVSEWSNPVKKVVAAPVKPILEYVVLNSDGTCTAFWGWLNINSFSIDVPQADSMFTGTVTDETTIPPAVFSSGLQIDKFSTVFSGDTLVWTIKNPDGTTLKATANKSAARKPYISAPVSISADADFNSVTVTWNKVNWAAGYDIEVDGVIVNNSTDTKYVHKNITPGTAHKYRVRTRGIGTASYWSSVVDKTTLLDKPLNVIVKPNTTYITIGWDKVEGATSYDVEENGTVIYSGQDTEYTHADIIPGTMHSYTVKAKTAFAESEKSQPVTAITLLDTPSGLSTVCDETSITLAWNPVAGADGYEAEADGTAIDVGEATSYRFSGLNPGTQHVYRVRAKTAYARSEWSDIASQVTKLGVPSYFNVTPSGNEITLTWDGVAGAESYEIEVDGNVIENGTNTSYVHTGLLPGTTHTYRVKAKNSLIAGEWSGSTTVNTLFGIPQNVTASVTEDSILTQWNAVDGAVGYDIEVNGTITDNGTSTSYTISDVTPGYSYVYRVRARTAFIVGNWSVPVNAVIPVGVPQNVSCAATENTITVIWEAIKGAEGYDVEVDGSVIDAGNVTSYTHDGLIPGGNHVYRVRAKAGNALGEYSNAVAKATLLGIPSGITESVNGDSLTITWEPVTGATGYDIEINENLADNAEATTYTISGIVPGTQYVYRVRAKTQDVTGDWSDSVTNSTSLGTPSNISSVVNETGITIIWDAVSGATSYEIEVNGTVVELGDNTSYTDINPLPGTVYSFRVRAKTAVVSGEWSIMQTRVTQLGVPDNFRAFNTESTITLEWDTVPGATGYDVEIDDGAIVSVQAPSFTHESLEAGSEHTYRVRARNDSATGEWSVVIGTISKISKPSTPQNINTSPTDNTITVTWDKAEGASGYEVEADGVVIKCNESTSFVHNGLYADTQYTYRVRAVNGSGASGWSAPVVQRTNFAPVGIGKGLKAEYFNGWNLDTKKLTRIDSTVNFNWGTGTPDSSVKSEFFSARWTGYVQPRYTTTYKFYVFGDNGVRLWVNGQKIVDRWTNSFGEEVGTVDLVAGQKYEIRLEYFDYTGAASVKLMWSCDRLAKEIIPQSQLYCPTPDSPANILSLSSESEISITWDSVLGAEKYDIEINGAYVGEANNNNYLHTKLLPDTQYVYRVRAKNNSGAGEWSAPVTVRTLPAQGNGTGLKAEYFNGWNLDTKKLTRIDSAVNFNWGTGSPDTSVKSEFFSARWTGYVLAKYTGTYKFHAFADNGVRLWVNGQKIIDRWTDSFGEEVGTIDLVAGQKYEIRLEYFDYTGAASVKLMWSSDKQSKEVIPQSYLYLPVPETPSGISANGTETTITVTWGSVIEAEGYDIEVDGTVISNGTGTSYTHTGLQPDSQHTYRVRAKNSSGTGEWSSALAKRTLLAPVGNGNGLSAEYFNGWNLDTKILTRIDSSIDFNWGTGSPDTSVKNEFFSVRWTGYVEPRYTGTYKFHAFADNGVRLWVNGQKIIDRWTDSFGEEVGTIDLTAGQKYEIRLEYFDYTGAASMKLMWSCDRLAKEIIPQSQLYSPVPEIPLNLKFSNTDSLLTWDTVIGAEYYEIEVDGLVAGSTANTSFTLSDELSGTQHVYRVRAKNSSGTGEWSLVAVANT, from the coding sequence ATGGGGAAAAGGCTTAGTACATTAGTTGCGATTTTAATGCTGTTCATATTCCCTGTACAGACTTTCGCAATTGCGAATGAAAGTATATTAAACCGCATATCTTCGGATAGCACTATTGCTAAAAATGAAAAATCCGATAAAAAAGAAAGTAAGCTGGGTATTCCAAAGAATCTTAAAGCTGAGCTAATAGGCACTACGGTATTCGTTAAGTGGAATAAAGAATCCAAAGCTACAGGGTATGATATAGAAATAGATGGTGTAGTAAAAGATAATAAAAAAAGCAATACATATATACACAAAAATCTGGAACCAAAATCGTGGCATACATACAGAGTGAGAGCAAGGTATTCAACAGAAGTAAGTGAATGGAGCAATCCTGTTAAGAAAGTGGTCGCAGCTCCTGTTAAGCCAATACTGGAATATGTGGTGCTAAATTCGGATGGAACCTGTACAGCATTCTGGGGATGGCTGAATATCAACTCTTTTTCTATCGATGTACCTCAAGCCGACTCAATGTTTACAGGGACTGTGACAGATGAAACTACTATTCCCCCTGCTGTATTTTCATCAGGTCTTCAGATCGATAAATTTTCAACTGTATTCAGTGGAGACACTTTGGTCTGGACAATAAAAAATCCTGACGGCACTACCCTTAAAGCTACTGCAAATAAGTCAGCGGCAAGAAAGCCTTATATTTCTGCACCTGTCAGTATATCTGCAGATGCAGATTTTAACTCTGTTACTGTTACATGGAATAAGGTCAATTGGGCTGCTGGATATGATATAGAGGTTGATGGGGTTATTGTAAACAACAGTACAGATACAAAATACGTCCATAAAAATATTACGCCGGGTACTGCTCACAAGTATAGGGTCAGAACAAGAGGTATCGGTACTGCCAGTTACTGGAGCTCGGTTGTTGATAAAACGACTCTGTTGGATAAACCTTTAAATGTAATAGTAAAACCGAATACCACATATATCACAATAGGATGGGATAAGGTTGAGGGAGCGACTAGCTATGATGTTGAAGAAAACGGTACAGTAATATACAGCGGTCAGGATACAGAGTATACACACGCAGATATTATACCCGGTACCATGCATTCCTATACAGTGAAGGCTAAGACAGCTTTTGCCGAAAGTGAGAAGAGTCAGCCTGTAACTGCAATAACACTATTGGACACACCTTCCGGATTGTCGACTGTATGTGACGAAACATCTATAACCTTAGCATGGAATCCGGTGGCAGGAGCTGACGGTTATGAAGCAGAAGCTGACGGAACTGCCATAGATGTAGGTGAAGCAACTTCTTATAGATTTAGTGGCTTAAATCCGGGAACACAGCATGTTTACAGGGTTAGGGCAAAGACTGCTTATGCCCGGAGTGAATGGTCAGATATTGCAAGTCAGGTAACAAAGCTGGGAGTTCCTTCGTATTTTAATGTCACACCGTCAGGAAATGAGATTACTCTTACCTGGGATGGAGTGGCAGGAGCGGAGAGTTATGAAATTGAAGTTGACGGCAATGTAATTGAAAATGGGACAAATACTTCTTATGTTCATACCGGACTACTGCCCGGAACTACTCATACATATAGGGTAAAAGCAAAGAATAGTCTGATAGCCGGGGAGTGGAGTGGGAGTACTACAGTAAATACTTTGTTTGGAATTCCTCAAAATGTGACCGCATCTGTAACTGAAGACAGTATATTAACACAATGGAATGCTGTCGATGGGGCTGTAGGTTATGATATAGAAGTAAACGGCACCATAACAGATAACGGTACAAGTACCAGCTATACAATTAGTGATGTGACACCGGGTTACAGTTATGTATACCGTGTAAGAGCCAGGACCGCGTTTATTGTTGGAAATTGGAGTGTTCCTGTTAATGCGGTTATACCTGTTGGGGTACCACAGAATGTGAGCTGTGCAGCAACAGAGAATACAATTACTGTTATTTGGGAAGCAATTAAAGGCGCGGAAGGGTATGACGTTGAAGTTGATGGAAGTGTAATAGATGCTGGAAATGTTACTTCCTATACCCATGACGGCTTGATACCTGGAGGAAATCATGTATATAGAGTAAGGGCTAAGGCTGGAAATGCTTTAGGAGAGTATAGTAATGCTGTAGCAAAGGCAACACTACTCGGAATTCCTTCAGGTATCACAGAGAGTGTGAACGGGGACTCTTTAACGATTACCTGGGAGCCTGTAACAGGAGCAACAGGTTATGATATAGAAATCAATGAAAATCTTGCAGATAATGCTGAGGCGACTACTTACACAATCAGCGGGATTGTTCCAGGAACTCAGTATGTATACAGAGTGAGGGCAAAAACTCAGGATGTAACAGGAGACTGGAGCGATTCGGTAACTAACAGTACATCATTGGGCACACCTTCAAACATCAGCTCAGTAGTAAATGAAACGGGTATCACTATAATATGGGATGCAGTTTCAGGTGCTACAAGCTATGAAATTGAAGTAAACGGAACTGTAGTGGAGCTGGGTGATAATACATCTTATACTGATATCAATCCCCTTCCCGGTACAGTGTACTCATTCAGAGTAAGAGCAAAAACTGCGGTTGTTTCGGGCGAATGGAGCATAATGCAGACTAGGGTGACCCAGTTAGGAGTACCTGATAATTTCAGGGCGTTTAACACTGAAAGTACTATTACATTGGAATGGGATACAGTTCCTGGCGCGACAGGTTATGATGTAGAAATAGATGATGGCGCTATTGTGAGCGTACAGGCACCAAGCTTTACACATGAAAGTCTGGAGGCAGGTTCGGAGCATACATACAGGGTAAGAGCACGGAATGATTCGGCTACAGGCGAGTGGAGTGTAGTGATCGGGACAATTAGCAAAATCTCTAAGCCATCAACGCCTCAAAATATTAATACGTCTCCAACGGACAATACCATTACTGTCACATGGGATAAAGCGGAGGGGGCATCGGGCTATGAAGTTGAGGCTGATGGAGTAGTAATAAAATGTAATGAATCTACAAGTTTTGTACATAACGGGTTGTATGCCGATACTCAATATACTTATAGGGTAAGAGCAGTAAACGGCAGTGGGGCTAGTGGATGGAGCGCTCCGGTTGTGCAGCGTACTAATTTTGCACCGGTTGGTATTGGTAAAGGACTAAAAGCAGAATACTTTAACGGGTGGAATCTGGATACCAAGAAACTTACAAGGATAGACAGTACTGTTAACTTCAATTGGGGAACAGGTACGCCTGATTCTTCAGTAAAGAGTGAATTCTTCAGTGCAAGGTGGACAGGTTATGTCCAACCAAGATATACAACAACATATAAGTTTTATGTCTTTGGGGATAACGGAGTAAGGTTATGGGTAAACGGGCAGAAGATAGTCGATAGATGGACTAACTCCTTTGGGGAAGAAGTGGGGACTGTAGACCTTGTTGCAGGACAGAAATATGAGATAAGACTTGAGTATTTCGACTATACAGGGGCAGCATCTGTAAAGCTTATGTGGTCGTGTGACAGACTGGCAAAGGAAATAATCCCTCAGAGCCAGTTATATTGCCCGACTCCTGATAGTCCGGCAAATATATTATCTCTTTCCTCTGAATCTGAGATTTCAATAACATGGGATAGTGTACTTGGTGCAGAAAAATATGATATTGAGATTAATGGGGCATATGTTGGCGAAGCAAATAACAATAATTATTTACATACAAAATTACTCCCTGATACACAGTATGTTTACAGGGTGAGAGCAAAGAATAATTCCGGTGCAGGAGAGTGGAGTGCGCCTGTAACGGTGAGGACATTACCTGCACAGGGTAATGGGACAGGATTAAAGGCAGAATACTTTAACGGGTGGAATCTGGATACCAAGAAGCTTACAAGGATAGACAGCGCAGTTAATTTCAACTGGGGAACAGGTTCTCCTGATACTTCGGTAAAGAGTGAATTCTTCAGTGCAAGATGGACAGGCTATGTCCTGGCTAAGTATACCGGAACATATAAGTTCCATGCCTTTGCAGACAACGGAGTAAGGTTATGGGTAAACGGGCAGAAGATAATTGACAGATGGACGGATTCCTTCGGAGAAGAAGTAGGAACTATAGACCTTGTCGCAGGACAGAAATATGAGATAAGACTTGAATATTTCGACTATACAGGGGCAGCATCTGTAAAGCTTATGTGGTCCAGTGATAAGCAGAGCAAGGAAGTGATCCCTCAGAGTTATCTGTATCTGCCGGTACCGGAGACACCTTCAGGTATAAGTGCTAATGGAACAGAGACGACAATCACGGTTACATGGGGAAGTGTAATAGAAGCTGAAGGGTATGATATAGAGGTTGACGGTACTGTAATAAGTAACGGAACAGGTACAAGTTATACGCATACAGGCTTGCAACCCGACTCACAACATACTTACAGAGTTAGGGCAAAGAATTCATCAGGTACAGGTGAGTGGAGTTCAGCCCTTGCAAAAAGGACACTGCTTGCGCCAGTTGGAAACGGTAATGGATTAAGTGCAGAGTACTTTAATGGCTGGAACCTGGATACAAAAATACTCACAAGGATTGACAGTTCTATAGACTTTAATTGGGGGACAGGTTCGCCTGATACTTCAGTAAAAAACGAATTTTTCAGCGTAAGATGGACAGGGTACGTCGAGCCAAGGTATACTGGAACATATAAATTCCATGCCTTTGCAG
- a CDS encoding PqqD family protein codes for MKIKEGFLLREIAGSWVVVPVGNRVVEFNGLLTLSESGALLWRLMEKGTEKDALVGLLLKEYDIDSTTAEADVEEFISLVSEKGLFER; via the coding sequence GTGAAAATCAAAGAAGGTTTCCTGCTCCGTGAAATTGCCGGGTCATGGGTAGTAGTGCCTGTGGGTAATCGGGTAGTCGAGTTTAATGGTTTATTGACCCTTAGTGAAAGCGGCGCACTCCTGTGGAGATTAATGGAAAAAGGTACAGAGAAGGACGCATTGGTTGGATTACTCCTGAAAGAATATGATATCGATAGTACTACTGCAGAAGCTGACGTAGAAGAGTTTATATCATTAGTATCTGAAAAAGGGTTGTTTGAACGATGA